A portion of the Esox lucius isolate fEsoLuc1 chromosome 20, fEsoLuc1.pri, whole genome shotgun sequence genome contains these proteins:
- the LOC114829716 gene encoding trace amine-associated receptor 8a-like, which produces MEEHEDNQYCFQDGNSSCRKTSISTSIYVTLYIFFSLISVVTVFLNLLVIISISHFKVLHSPTNLLILSLAVSDLLVGLIVIPAMTAAILESCWVSGEYFCALLLYILYLCTSSSVGNLVLISIDRYVAVCDPLMYHMKITTKRTMCSVSVTWFCCITYNAVLIKLSINEQVPRKCFEECFFVQVDYWLGLTDFLITMITPSSTIITLYLKIFLVAKLQARKVCSKGPATVSDVKTVQADKSERKATKTLGIVVFNYLLCWNPFMYLFLNFSKDNLSSYTISFLSLVNSFINPIIYAFYYPWFKVTAKSILGLK; this is translated from the coding sequence ATGGAGGAACATGAAGATAATCAGTACTGTTTTCAAGATGGAAACTCTTCTTGCAGAAAGACTTCAATATCAACATCCATTTATGTAACCCTGTACATCTTCTTCTCATTGATTTCAGtggttacagtatttttgaacCTACTGGTGatcatctccatctctcacttcaAGGTGCTTCACTCTCCAACCAAcctgctcatcctctctctggctgtgtcagatCTCCTGGTGGGACTCATTGTGATACCAGCAATGACTGCAGCAATACTGGAGTCATGCTGGGTTTCTGGGGAATATTTCTGTGCGTTGCTCCTCTACATACTTTATTTATGTACTTCTTCATCTGTTGGTAATTTAGTCTTGATATCTATTGACCgttatgttgctgtgtgtgatcCATTAATGTACCAcatgaaaataacaacaaaaagaacaatgtGTTCTGTATCCGTAACTTGGTTTTGTTGTATCACATATAATGCCGTTCTTATAAAACTATCTATAAATGAACAGGTAcccagaaaatgttttgaagaatgtttttttgttcaagTTGATTACTGGCTTGGTTTGACTGACTTTTTAATTACAATGATTACCCCAAGTTCTACTAtcataacactttatttgaaaatatttttggtggCCAAATTGCAAGCTAGAAAAGTATGTTCTAAAGGGCCTGCTACTGTGTCTGATGTTAAAACTGTACAGGCAGATAAGTCTGAGAGAAAAGCAACCAAAACTCTGGGTATTGTTGTTTTCAACTATCTCCTATGTTGGAATccattcatgtatttatttttgaattttTCAAAAGACAATTTATCATCATATACCATCTCCTTTCTTTCACTTGTTAATTCCTTCATTAATCCAATAATTTATGCTTTCTATTACCCATGGTTCAAAGTGACAGCTAAAAGTATTTTAGgtctgaaataa